One window of Oryza brachyantha chromosome 12, ObraRS2, whole genome shotgun sequence genomic DNA carries:
- the LOC102719447 gene encoding cyclin-A3-2-like: MADKENATPASAATRLTRAAAKRGAADSGAHGAPAKRKRVALGDLPTLSNAVVPRHQPPSHAPLVVKPPSKPAAEEAAEAREPAAAEGVGGGSPASVSTSPPAAGADPQYASDIYTYLRSMEVEARRQAAADYIEAVQVDVTANMRAILVDWLVEVAEEYKLVADTLYLAVSYLDRFLSAHPLRRNRLQLLGVAAMLIAAKYEEITPPHVEDFCYITDNTYTRQEVVKMESDILKLLKFEMGNPTIKTFLRRFMRSCEEDKKRSSLLLEFIGSYLAELSLLDYGCLRFLPSVVAASVVFVAKLTIDPYTNPWCKKMQKLTGYKVSELKECITAIHDLQLNRKYSSLTAIRDKYKQHKFKCVSTLLPPVDIPALYLQDLTE; the protein is encoded by the exons ATGGCTGACAAGGAGAACGCCACCCCGGCCTCCGCGGCGACGCGGCTCACCCGCGCGGCGGCCAAGCGCGGCGCGGCCGACTCCGGGGCGCATGGCGCGCCGGCGAAGAGGAAGCGGGTGGCGCTCGGTGACCTGCCGACGCTCTCCAACGCCGTCGTACCCCGCCATCAGCCCCCGTCGCACGCGCCCctcgtcgtcaagccgccgtcCAAGCcggccgcggaggaggcggcggaggcccgTGAGCCCGCGGCTGCggagggcgtcggcggcggctcccCCGCATCCGtgtcgacgtcgccgcccgccgccggtgcgGACCCCCAGTACGCCTCCGACATCTACACCTACCTCCGATCCATGGAG GTggaggcgcggcggcaggcggcggcggactacATCGAGGCGGTGCAGGTGGACGTGACGGCCAACATGCGGGCCATCCTCGTCGACTGGCTGGTCGAGGTCGCCGAGGAGTACAAGCTCGTCGCCGACACGCTCTACCTCGCCGTCTCCTACCTCGACCGCTTCCTCTCCGCCCACCCGCTCAGGCGCAACAGGCTGCAGctcctcggcgtcgccgccatgcTCATCGCTGC GAAGTACGAGGAGATTACCCCTCCTCATGTGGAGGATTTCTGCTACATTACCGATAATACCTACACTAGGCAGGAGGTTGTCAAGATGGAGAGCGACATACTCAAGCTCCTCAAGTTCGAGATGGGCAATCCTACCATCAAGACATTCCTGAG GCGGTTCATGAGATCTTGCGAGGAAGACAAAAAG CGCTCTAGCTTGTTATTGGAGTTCATCGGGAGTTATCTTGCTGAGCTTAGCCTACTGGACTACGGTTGTCTCCGGTTCTTGCCGTCGGTGGTTGCTGCCTCAGTGGTGTTTGTTGCTAAACTGACCATTGATCCGTACACCAATCCTTGG TGCAAGAAGATGCAGAAGTTGACAGGGTACAAGGTGTCTGAACTGAAGGAATGCATAACGGCCATCCATGACTTGCAGCTCAATAGAAAATATTCATCCTTAACTGCAATTCGTGACAAGTACAAGCAGCACAAG TTCAAGTGTGTGTCAACATTGCTTCCTCCTGTTGATATCCCTGCATTGTACCTCCAAGATTTAACAGAGTAG